In a genomic window of Homo sapiens chromosome 22, GRCh38.p14 Primary Assembly:
- the CACNG2 gene encoding voltage-dependent calcium channel gamma-2 subunit isoform X1 encodes MGLNWKNQALGCWAVRASSIFPILSVILLFMGGLCIAASEFYKTRHNIILSAGIFFVSAGLSNIIGIIVYISANAGDPSKSDSKKNSYSYGWSFYFGALSFIIAEMVGVLAVHMFIDRHKQLRATARATDYLQASAITRIPSYRYRYQRRSRSSSRSTEPSHSRDASPVGIKGFNTLPSTEISMYTLSRDPLKAATTPTATYNSDRDNSFLQVHNCIQKENKDSLHSNTANRRTTPV; translated from the exons ATGGGGCTCAACTGGAAAAATCAAGCCCTGGGCTGCT GGGCCGTGAGGGCCTCCAGCATTTTCCCAATCCTGAGTGTGATTCTGCTTTTCATGGGTGGCCTCTGCATCGCAGCCAGCGAGTTCTACAAAACTCGACACAACATCATCCTGAGTGCCGGCATCTTCTTCGTGTCTGCAG GTCTGAGTAACATCATTGGCATCATAGTGTACATATCTGCCAATGCCGGAGACCCCTCCAAGAGCGACTCCAAAAAGAATAGTTACTCATACGGCTGGTCCTTCTACTTCGGGGCCCTGTCCTTCATCATCGCCGAGATGGTCGGGGTGCTGGCGGTGCACATGTTTATCGACCGGCACAAACAGCTGCGGGCCACGGCCCGCGCCACGGACTACCTCCAGGCCTCTGCCATCACCCGCATCCCCAGCTACCGCTACCGCTACCAGCGCCGCAGCCGCTCCAGCTCGCGCTCCACGGAGCCCTCACACTCCAGGGACGCCTCCCCCGTGGGCATCAAGGGCTTCAACACCCTGCCGTCCACGGAGATCTCCATGTACACGCTCAGCAGGGACCCCCTGaaggccgccaccacgcccaccgcCACCTACAACTCCGACAGGGATAACAGCTTCCTCCAGGTTCACAACTGTATCCAGAAGGAGAACAAGGACTCTCTCCACTCCAACACAGCCAACCGCCGGACCACCCCCGTATAA